The Nitrospira tepida genome includes a window with the following:
- a CDS encoding DUF433 domain-containing protein has translation MATVNWRDHIVCDPQVLGGKPVLKGTRLAVEFVLDLLAAGWDRAEIRENYPNLTEERVRAVLAYAAETFREERFYLLPPAGRPA, from the coding sequence ATGGCAACCGTCAACTGGCGAGACCATATCGTATGCGACCCGCAGGTGCTCGGAGGAAAACCGGTCCTGAAGGGCACACGGCTTGCGGTTGAGTTTGTGCTCGATCTTCTGGCGGCGGGGTGGGATCGGGCCGAGATCCGTGAGAATTATCCGAACTTAACTGAGGAGCGGGTCCGCGCGGTCCTCGCCTACGCGGCCGAGACCTTCCGTGAGGAACGGTTTTACCTGTTGCCCCCAGCCGGCAGACCGGCATGA